A DNA window from Anaerocolumna sp. AGMB13020 contains the following coding sequences:
- a CDS encoding DUF1653 domain-containing protein gives MSITGIYRHFKGNYYEVLGEAINDSKETLVFYRQMYEPFGFWLRPKDMFFEKKDTEQGKVERFIKIGESSENIMGKIDVRSLRIRHSEKEEIYQIRSWKEEDGSFEVSKIE, from the coding sequence ATGAGCATAACAGGTATATACAGACATTTTAAAGGCAACTATTATGAGGTTTTGGGAGAGGCAATTAATGATTCCAAGGAAACACTTGTATTCTACAGGCAAATGTATGAGCCATTTGGCTTTTGGCTGCGACCGAAGGATATGTTCTTTGAGAAGAAAGATACCGAACAAGGGAAAGTAGAGAGATTTATAAAAATAGGTGAGAGTTCGGAAAATATTATGGGTAAGATTGATGTAAGGAGTTTAAGGATAAGACACTCTGAAAAGGAGGAAATATATCAAATCCGCAGTTGGAAGGAGGAGGATGGGAGCTTTGAAGTAAGTAAAATAGAGTGA
- a CDS encoding S8 family peptidase, whose product MFHNKIIKLFSTVGLIFVFVLTALFGIKNSAKADSLWSDIYSPSNYENPYAKDRIIVALKKGADYMVMQEKEGLTFERNLSSEDSQYEIVLYSVKDKSAEGVIEAINAVRSDSSVVYAEPDYYVTAIGTVPNDPGYSKLYGMTKISAPTAWDTHTGAKNVVVGVIDSGVQYTHPDLASNIWVNPGEIAGNGIDDDNNGYVDDVYGWNFVNNNNNPLDDNGHGTHVAGTIGAVGNNGTGVVGVTWNTQIAALKFLDSTGGGYTSDAILAINYAKKMGFAILNNSWGGGGYSSSLKSAIDAYSGLFVAAAGNTGTNNDSTASYPASYTSANIIAVAATTSTDARASYSNYGKTSVDLGAPGDAIYSTYMGSSYATLNGTSMATPHVAGAAALLKSYKTSLTTAQLKAAILNNVDAVTSLKNLTVTGGRLNVAKSLASVK is encoded by the coding sequence ATGTTTCATAACAAAATAATTAAATTGTTCAGTACGGTAGGGCTCATATTCGTATTTGTCCTAACTGCGCTGTTTGGTATCAAGAACTCCGCTAAGGCAGACAGTTTGTGGAGTGACATCTATAGTCCCAGCAATTATGAGAATCCTTATGCTAAAGACAGGATCATTGTTGCATTAAAGAAGGGCGCCGACTACATGGTAATGCAGGAGAAAGAGGGATTGACTTTCGAGCGTAATTTATCCTCTGAGGACAGCCAATATGAAATTGTTCTGTATTCTGTCAAGGATAAGTCTGCTGAAGGTGTAATTGAAGCAATTAATGCAGTAAGGAGTGATTCTTCTGTTGTTTACGCAGAGCCGGATTACTATGTGACCGCAATAGGAACAGTTCCTAACGACCCTGGTTATTCCAAACTCTATGGAATGACGAAAATCAGTGCTCCTACTGCATGGGATACCCACACAGGGGCAAAAAATGTTGTGGTTGGTGTCATCGATTCCGGTGTTCAGTACACACATCCGGATCTTGCTTCTAATATATGGGTAAATCCTGGTGAAATCGCAGGAAATGGAATAGATGATGACAACAATGGATATGTGGATGATGTATATGGTTGGAATTTTGTAAATAACAATAACAATCCATTAGATGATAATGGACATGGAACACATGTAGCAGGGACCATCGGCGCTGTTGGTAATAACGGAACTGGTGTTGTTGGCGTTACATGGAACACACAGATTGCTGCCTTAAAGTTCCTTGATTCAACCGGTGGCGGTTATACCTCTGATGCCATTTTGGCAATCAATTATGCAAAGAAAATGGGATTTGCTATCCTGAATAACAGTTGGGGCGGCGGCGGTTACAGCTCAAGTCTGAAAAGTGCAATTGATGCTTACAGCGGTTTGTTTGTAGCAGCTGCAGGTAATACTGGTACCAATAATGACAGTACTGCTTCTTATCCTGCAAGCTATACTTCAGCTAATATCATTGCAGTAGCGGCTACTACCAGTACAGATGCCAGAGCAAGCTACAGTAATTACGGAAAGACAAGCGTTGACTTAGGTGCACCGGGAGATGCTATCTATAGTACCTATATGGGAAGCAGCTATGCAACCCTTAATGGCACTTCAATGGCGACTCCCCATGTTGCAGGAGCAGCTGCATTGCTCAAATCTTATAAAACATCGCTTACCACAGCACAGCTAAAAGCAGCTATTTTAAATAATGTAGATGCTGTTACCAGCTTGAAGAATCTTACAGTGACGGGTGGAAGATTAAACGTTGCTAAGAGTTTAGCATCCGTTAAGTAA
- a CDS encoding ABC transporter ATP-binding protein: MLQIIHFSKSYNGVKQAVEDLTLTVNSGDIYGFIGHNGAGKTTTLKAVSGILDFEGGDIVIDGTSIKKDAYTCKKKMAYIPDNPDIYEHLTGEGYLNFIGDIYEVPKELRVKRIEKYGEAFELLPVLGDSISSYSHGMKQKLVLISAFLHKPKLLLLDEPFVGLDPKAAHTLKKLMKELCEEGSAIFFSTHVLEVAEKLCNNIAVIKGGKLIASGNTEEVKGTNSLEEVFLEMTKE; this comes from the coding sequence ATGCTTCAGATTATTCATTTCAGTAAAAGCTATAATGGTGTCAAACAGGCAGTTGAGGATCTTACGCTTACGGTGAATTCCGGTGATATCTACGGTTTCATAGGGCATAACGGGGCAGGTAAAACAACAACACTTAAGGCTGTTTCAGGAATTCTAGACTTTGAAGGCGGAGATATCGTGATAGATGGTACATCTATCAAGAAGGATGCTTATACCTGTAAGAAAAAGATGGCATATATACCGGATAACCCGGATATTTACGAACACCTGACAGGAGAAGGTTATTTGAATTTCATAGGAGATATCTATGAAGTTCCTAAAGAATTACGAGTAAAGCGTATAGAAAAATATGGAGAGGCGTTTGAACTGTTACCGGTTTTAGGCGATTCCATCAGTTCGTATTCCCATGGTATGAAGCAAAAGCTGGTATTAATATCTGCATTCCTTCATAAACCTAAGCTACTGCTTTTAGATGAACCTTTTGTTGGATTGGACCCTAAAGCAGCTCATACCCTGAAAAAGCTTATGAAAGAGCTGTGTGAGGAAGGCAGTGCAATATTTTTTTCCACCCACGTTCTGGAAGTGGCTGAAAAACTGTGTAATAACATAGCAGTAATAAAAGGTGGAAAGCTAATAGCCAGTGGAAATACAGAAGAAGTAAAAGGAACTAACAGTCTAGAAGAGGTATTCCTTGAAATGACCAAGGAATAA
- a CDS encoding autorepressor SdpR family transcription factor, giving the protein MNNVFKALSDSTRRKILELLANRDMNAGEIADYFNISKPSISHHLTILKNADLISDERKGQNIVYSLNTTVFQDVVRWFFDITKSNGEEEKSNE; this is encoded by the coding sequence ATGAATAATGTGTTTAAAGCCCTGTCCGACTCTACCAGGCGGAAAATACTGGAGTTGCTGGCAAATAGGGATATGAATGCGGGAGAGATTGCAGATTATTTTAATATCAGCAAACCATCTATAAGCCATCATCTTACTATACTGAAAAATGCAGATCTGATAAGCGATGAGAGAAAGGGGCAAAATATAGTATACTCTCTGAATACAACGGTATTTCAGGATGTAGTAAGATGGTTTTTCGATATAACAAAGAGTAACGGAGAGGAAGAAAAGAGCAATGAGTAA
- a CDS encoding SdpI family protein translates to MSKKGQLLLWFITLVSFAGILAVYHKLPDRVPIHWNSSWEVDGTSDKNKMFLIGAVPALANGLFYVLPIIDPRRKNYDAKTYGLIRAVLVLLLVFLSWATVVTALDLGVNDKLMLSLIIGITFIAMGNYLPKVKSNFFVGIKNPWALSDPVIWRKTHKVGGYFFFIIGLFMLPMGVIDTALYSNIVIWLLLTGILGVNIYSYLLYRKNFGA, encoded by the coding sequence ATGAGTAAAAAAGGGCAGTTACTATTATGGTTTATTACGCTGGTATCCTTTGCAGGAATTCTGGCAGTGTATCATAAACTTCCTGACAGGGTTCCGATTCATTGGAACAGCAGCTGGGAGGTAGACGGAACCTCTGATAAGAATAAGATGTTTCTAATCGGCGCTGTACCGGCACTTGCTAACGGTTTATTTTATGTACTTCCTATTATTGATCCAAGAAGAAAGAACTATGATGCTAAAACATATGGATTAATAAGAGCGGTTCTTGTTCTTCTGTTGGTTTTTTTATCCTGGGCAACAGTAGTCACCGCTTTGGATCTGGGAGTTAATGATAAATTGATGTTATCATTAATAATCGGTATAACCTTTATTGCAATGGGAAATTATCTGCCGAAGGTAAAGAGTAATTTTTTTGTTGGAATAAAAAACCCCTGGGCATTGTCTGATCCCGTTATCTGGAGAAAGACGCATAAGGTAGGCGGTTATTTCTTTTTTATAATTGGGTTATTCATGCTTCCAATGGGAGTAATAGACACTGCACTGTACAGTAACATTGTTATCTGGCTGCTGCTTACAGGCATTCTTGGAGTAAATATTTATTCTTATCTACTATACAGGAAGAATTTTGGTGCTTAG
- the argH gene encoding argininosuccinate lyase produces MKLWGGRFTKETNELVHNFNASLSFDCKFYQEDIEGSIAHVTMLAKQGILSEQEKITIIKELEHIKFEINEGKLLFDESKEDIHSFVESILIERTGDIGKKLHTGRSRNDQVALDMKLYTRKELFRIKELTKELLEVLLKLMKEHLDTYMPGFTHLQKAQPVTLAHHAGAYFEMFKRDYLRLTDIIERLNYSPLGAGALAGTTYPLDREYTAELLGFNGATNNSMDSVSDRDYLIESLSAFSIIMMHLSRFCEEIILWNSNEYQFIELDDAYSTGSSIMPQKKNPDIAELIRGKTGRVYGSLISLLTTMKGLPLAYNKDMQEDKELTFDAIDTVKGCLKLFTDMLQTTIFNRDNMVSSAKGGFTNATDAADYLVNHGVPFRDAHGIIGQLVIYCINKNVSLDDLSLDEFKAVSPVFEADIYDAISLKTCVEKRNTKGAPGTEAMKDAILLNENFLNSLK; encoded by the coding sequence ATGAAACTCTGGGGCGGACGTTTTACAAAAGAAACCAATGAATTAGTCCATAATTTCAATGCATCCCTCTCCTTTGACTGCAAGTTCTATCAAGAAGACATAGAAGGCAGTATAGCCCATGTAACCATGCTGGCCAAACAGGGCATCCTGAGCGAACAGGAAAAGATTACTATAATAAAAGAATTAGAGCATATAAAGTTTGAAATAAACGAGGGTAAACTACTTTTTGATGAATCAAAAGAAGATATTCACAGCTTCGTGGAATCAATTCTTATTGAGCGTACCGGCGATATCGGTAAAAAACTCCATACTGGCAGAAGCCGTAATGATCAGGTTGCCCTTGATATGAAGTTATACACCAGGAAAGAACTATTTAGAATCAAAGAACTTACAAAAGAACTCTTAGAGGTACTTTTAAAGCTTATGAAAGAACACCTTGACACCTATATGCCTGGTTTTACTCATCTTCAGAAAGCCCAACCGGTTACTTTAGCGCATCATGCCGGGGCATATTTTGAGATGTTTAAAAGAGATTACCTGCGGCTGACAGATATAATCGAACGCCTTAATTATTCCCCTTTAGGAGCGGGGGCACTGGCAGGAACCACCTATCCTCTGGACCGGGAATATACCGCAGAACTCCTTGGTTTTAACGGTGCAACGAACAATAGTATGGACTCAGTATCAGACAGAGATTATCTGATTGAGAGTTTAAGTGCCTTCTCTATAATCATGATGCATCTAAGCCGTTTCTGTGAGGAAATCATTCTATGGAATTCCAATGAATATCAATTTATCGAGCTGGACGATGCCTATTCCACCGGGAGCAGCATAATGCCTCAGAAGAAAAATCCTGATATTGCCGAACTTATAAGAGGTAAGACCGGAAGGGTATACGGAAGTCTTATATCACTGCTAACTACAATGAAAGGGCTTCCCCTTGCTTATAACAAGGACATGCAGGAGGACAAGGAACTGACTTTTGACGCAATTGATACGGTAAAGGGGTGCTTAAAGCTGTTCACAGATATGCTGCAGACTACCATCTTTAACCGGGATAACATGGTCTCCAGCGCCAAAGGCGGATTTACCAATGCAACAGATGCTGCTGATTATCTTGTTAATCATGGTGTCCCTTTCCGCGATGCTCATGGTATTATCGGTCAATTGGTTATCTACTGCATAAACAAAAATGTTTCACTGGATGATTTAAGCCTCGATGAGTTCAAAGCTGTTTCACCTGTGTTTGAAGCCGATATCTATGATGCCATATCTTTAAAGACCTGTGTAGAAAAGCGCAACACAAAAGGTGCACCGGGTACAGAAGCCATGAAGGACGCTATCTTACTCAATGAAAATTTCTTAAATAGTCTTAAATAA
- a CDS encoding carboxypeptidase M32, with the protein MSQAYDKLNLYIEKQMAFRQALTLFEWDNETLAPESAAENTSKAIGVISTEYFKALINDEVKDLLKDLSEEAEWSNLDFNQKAIVKNLKKSYEQMESIPPEEFRAYSELTAMAPGIWSKAKKNKAFEEFAPTLGEIIKYQKKFASYRKKGDEKLYDILLNDYEEGFSMDKLDIFFNKIKDSLVPLMKKVEEKKDLIDKSYNYKEFDKEKQLEFARFISAYVGYDYSRGVLAESAHPFTTNLHNKDVRITTHIHSNNLESSIFSVIHESGHGIYEMNIADDISLTPVGGGSSMGIHESQSRFFENMLGRSKAFWTPVYPKLQETFPVQLKDVSLDQFIAGINKSETGLIRTEADELSYSLHVIIRYEIEKMIFEEDLSVDELPGIWNKKYKEYLGIEPSNDGEGILQDIHWAGGSFGYFPSYALGSAISAQIYSHMEKELPVEETLRLGNLKPILDFLKEHIHKYGATKNTSELLTDMMQEDLNADYFVAYLTDKYTKLYQLD; encoded by the coding sequence ATGAGTCAGGCATATGATAAATTAAACTTATATATTGAGAAACAAATGGCCTTTCGTCAGGCCCTTACCTTATTTGAGTGGGATAATGAAACTCTGGCACCGGAAAGTGCCGCAGAGAATACTTCAAAAGCAATTGGTGTTATATCCACTGAATACTTCAAAGCCCTTATAAATGATGAAGTGAAAGATCTGCTGAAGGATCTCTCAGAAGAAGCTGAATGGAGTAACCTTGACTTCAATCAGAAAGCAATCGTTAAAAATCTGAAAAAATCCTATGAACAGATGGAATCCATTCCTCCGGAAGAATTCAGAGCCTATAGCGAGCTTACCGCCATGGCTCCCGGAATCTGGTCAAAGGCTAAGAAAAATAAAGCTTTTGAGGAATTTGCTCCCACACTGGGTGAAATTATCAAATATCAGAAAAAATTTGCTTCTTATCGTAAAAAAGGTGATGAAAAACTCTATGATATCCTGCTTAACGACTATGAAGAGGGCTTTTCCATGGATAAGCTGGATATCTTTTTCAATAAGATAAAAGATTCCTTAGTGCCTCTTATGAAAAAGGTTGAAGAGAAAAAAGACCTTATTGATAAATCCTATAATTATAAGGAGTTCGATAAAGAGAAACAGTTAGAGTTCGCCAGATTCATCAGCGCTTATGTAGGTTATGATTATTCAAGGGGAGTTCTTGCAGAAAGTGCACATCCCTTTACCACAAACCTTCACAATAAAGATGTCCGCATAACCACCCATATTCATTCCAATAACCTTGAGAGTTCCATTTTTTCCGTTATCCATGAAAGCGGACATGGTATTTATGAAATGAACATAGCAGATGATATTTCCTTAACTCCCGTAGGCGGCGGCAGTTCCATGGGTATTCATGAATCTCAGTCCCGCTTCTTTGAAAATATGCTGGGAAGAAGCAAAGCCTTCTGGACTCCTGTATATCCCAAATTACAAGAGACCTTTCCTGTGCAATTAAAGGATGTATCCTTAGACCAGTTCATAGCTGGAATCAATAAAAGTGAAACAGGCCTTATTCGTACAGAAGCAGATGAATTATCCTATTCCTTGCATGTAATCATCCGTTATGAGATTGAAAAAATGATATTTGAAGAAGATCTATCCGTCGATGAGTTACCTGGGATCTGGAATAAAAAATACAAGGAATACTTAGGAATAGAACCTTCTAATGACGGAGAAGGAATTCTTCAGGATATCCACTGGGCTGGCGGAAGCTTCGGCTACTTCCCTTCCTATGCATTAGGCAGTGCCATCTCTGCCCAGATATACAGTCATATGGAAAAGGAGCTTCCTGTAGAAGAAACCTTACGCCTTGGAAACCTAAAGCCTATTCTTGATTTCTTAAAGGAACACATCCACAAGTACGGAGCTACAAAGAATACCTCTGAGCTTCTGACTGATATGATGCAGGAAGACTTAAATGCTGATTATTTTGTTGCATATCTTACTGATAAATATACGAAGCTGTATCAATTAGATTAA
- the eno gene encoding phosphopyruvate hydratase, whose protein sequence is MKKHFEIEKVIGREILDSRGNPTVEVEVLLADGSLGRAAVPSGASTGAFEAVELRDNDKKRYLGNGVKKAVDNVNKVIAKEITGLNALNQVEIDRKMIEADGTDNKGKLGANAILGASLATAKAAAQSLHLPLYQYIGGVNAKVLPVPMMNIINGGKHADSSLNIQEFMIMPIGAKCFSEGLEWSTTVFHTLKKLLKSQGFVTAVGDEGGFAPKFGSDEEALNYIVRAIGEAGYESGKDFCIAMDVASTEMYEEAKKAGREGEYLFWKAGEYKSVDTMIDYLEDLCNRYPIMSIEDGLAEEDFNGWEKLTKRLGSRIQLVGDDLFVTNTKRIEKGIDRNISNSVLIKFNQIGTLTETLEAIEMAKNNKWTAIVSHRSGETEDVTLADIAVATNAGQIKTGAPSRSDRVAKYNRLLRIEEQLGDISVYPGKKCFQI, encoded by the coding sequence ATGAAGAAGCATTTTGAGATTGAGAAAGTAATAGGAAGGGAAATACTGGATTCCAGAGGAAATCCTACAGTAGAAGTCGAGGTGCTCTTAGCAGATGGAAGCCTTGGCAGAGCAGCAGTACCCTCAGGAGCCTCTACAGGAGCATTTGAAGCCGTAGAACTTAGGGATAACGACAAAAAGAGATACTTAGGCAACGGTGTAAAAAAAGCAGTGGACAATGTAAATAAAGTCATAGCAAAAGAAATCACAGGTCTGAATGCCCTTAATCAGGTTGAGATCGACCGTAAGATGATTGAAGCAGACGGTACAGACAATAAGGGGAAATTAGGTGCTAATGCTATTCTTGGTGCTTCCCTGGCAACAGCCAAAGCGGCTGCCCAGTCCTTGCATCTCCCTCTCTACCAGTACATCGGCGGTGTCAATGCCAAGGTGCTGCCGGTCCCCATGATGAATATTATCAATGGAGGAAAGCATGCGGATTCCAGTTTAAATATACAGGAATTTATGATTATGCCTATCGGTGCAAAATGTTTCTCAGAGGGACTTGAGTGGAGCACAACAGTGTTTCACACCTTGAAGAAATTATTAAAGAGCCAGGGCTTTGTCACCGCAGTAGGAGATGAAGGCGGGTTCGCACCGAAGTTCGGTAGTGATGAAGAGGCCCTTAATTATATTGTAAGAGCGATAGGGGAAGCCGGTTATGAGTCTGGGAAGGATTTCTGTATCGCCATGGATGTTGCTTCTACCGAGATGTACGAAGAAGCGAAAAAGGCAGGCCGGGAAGGAGAGTACCTCTTCTGGAAAGCAGGTGAATATAAAAGTGTTGATACCATGATCGATTATTTGGAGGACCTATGTAACAGATATCCTATAATGTCCATTGAAGATGGTCTGGCAGAAGAAGATTTTAATGGCTGGGAGAAGCTGACGAAAAGACTTGGAAGCCGTATACAGCTGGTTGGTGATGATCTGTTCGTTACCAATACCAAAAGAATTGAAAAAGGTATCGACAGAAATATCTCCAATTCTGTTCTAATTAAATTCAATCAGATCGGAACCTTAACAGAAACACTGGAGGCCATTGAAATGGCCAAGAATAACAAATGGACCGCAATCGTATCCCATCGTTCCGGTGAAACAGAAGATGTTACCCTTGCAGATATCGCAGTGGCAACCAATGCCGGACAGATTAAGACAGGAGCACCATCAAGAAGTGACAGGGTCGCCAAATATAACAGGCTGTTAAGAATAGAGGAACAGTTAGGTGATATTAGTGTATATCCCGGAAAGAAGTGCTTTCAGATATAA
- a CDS encoding cation-translocating P-type ATPase, whose amino-acid sequence MTTNWHSITKEAVLRELDSGLSGLSKKEALKRQKKYGLNVLEAKKKKPLFFRFISQFKDFMILTLIFAALISFFVSLLHGELDFVEPAIIIFIITLNAILGVLQESKAEKSLEALQKMSAPTALVMRDDLLESVDAKELVPGDLIYLETGHFVPADARLLTSVNLKIDEASLTGESHPIEKDAEVLLKEDILPAERINMVASTGIITYGRGTAVVTATGMHTEVGHIAKLIMEDETPLTPLQKRLASTGKTLGIAALVICIIIFFIGILKSRPVFEMFMTSVSLAVAAIPEGLPAIVTIMLSLGVQRMARKNAVIRKLPAVETLGSATVICSDKTGTLTQNKMTVTEICTSKGKEMPDSPGGKQLLTLASLCNDTILQITGKGKQQSVSVTGEPTENALVMAAHQTGLIKAQLDLTHPRVFEIPFDSVRKQMTTVHKMPDGGYRQITKGAFDILLSECSNVDKGKELPLTQVLKDQLIRLNESMTGKALRVIAVAYKDYPAGSSLPEKLKTYSISGKNKQQNLEQGLTFAGLIGMIDPPRPEVRDAVYTCQLAGITPVMITGDHVSTACAIAKDLGILSKEAPLPKLRAAEFTGKLSTSPSAFQSGAMTGAELSRLSQDELIEKITDYRVFARVSPEHKVRIVKAFQARGEVVAMTGDGVNDAPALKAADIGCAMGISGTDVAKNAADMILTDDNFATIVSAVKEGRGIYDNIKKSVHFLLSCNVGEILTIFAAILFGLPSPLVAVQLLWVNLVTDSLPAISLGVEPADKDIMKKKPIPPDKGMFSDGLAFKIITEGILIGTLALLAFIIGIRFFDSANLPGGVVKGTKTVELAAMTTPYVGRTMAFAVLSLSQLFHSFNMRSEHSLTKIGLFSNMKLLLSFFICTFLQVIVISVKPLADIFKVVPLTPAQWSLVLVLSFLPIVVVEIQKGRK is encoded by the coding sequence ATGACGACCAATTGGCACAGTATTACAAAAGAAGCGGTCCTGCGGGAATTGGACTCTGGACTTTCAGGACTGTCAAAAAAAGAAGCTTTGAAAAGACAAAAAAAATATGGCCTTAATGTTCTTGAAGCAAAGAAGAAAAAGCCTCTGTTCTTTCGCTTCATCAGCCAGTTCAAGGATTTTATGATCTTAACCTTGATTTTTGCCGCTCTGATTTCTTTTTTTGTATCCTTACTGCATGGTGAACTGGATTTCGTAGAACCGGCAATCATCATTTTTATTATCACCTTAAATGCCATACTGGGGGTTTTACAGGAAAGTAAAGCAGAAAAATCTCTGGAAGCTCTCCAAAAAATGTCCGCACCTACAGCACTAGTTATGCGAGATGACCTTCTTGAAAGTGTGGATGCCAAGGAACTGGTTCCCGGTGATCTTATATATCTCGAAACTGGTCATTTTGTTCCGGCAGATGCAAGGCTTTTAACCTCCGTAAATCTGAAAATTGATGAAGCTTCTCTTACCGGAGAATCCCATCCTATTGAAAAAGATGCAGAGGTACTTCTAAAAGAAGATATTTTGCCGGCTGAGCGCATTAACATGGTCGCCTCAACAGGTATTATTACATACGGAAGAGGTACCGCAGTGGTTACGGCAACCGGTATGCATACAGAGGTCGGACATATTGCAAAGCTTATTATGGAGGATGAAACGCCTCTGACCCCCCTTCAGAAAAGACTCGCTTCAACGGGAAAGACCCTTGGCATTGCCGCACTGGTTATTTGTATTATTATATTCTTTATCGGAATCTTAAAGAGCCGGCCGGTATTTGAGATGTTTATGACCTCCGTTAGCCTTGCGGTTGCCGCAATCCCGGAAGGCCTGCCTGCAATCGTAACCATCATGTTATCCCTGGGTGTGCAGCGTATGGCAAGGAAAAATGCAGTTATCCGTAAGCTTCCTGCAGTGGAGACTTTGGGCAGCGCTACCGTAATTTGTTCTGATAAGACAGGTACCCTTACCCAGAATAAGATGACTGTAACCGAAATCTGCACTTCAAAAGGAAAAGAAATGCCGGATAGCCCTGGCGGCAAGCAGCTGCTGACCCTGGCAAGCCTCTGTAATGATACCATCTTACAGATAACCGGAAAAGGAAAGCAGCAGTCTGTATCTGTAACCGGAGAACCTACAGAAAATGCCCTGGTAATGGCAGCCCACCAAACAGGACTTATAAAAGCTCAGTTGGATCTCACTCATCCGAGAGTTTTTGAAATCCCTTTTGACTCAGTCAGAAAGCAGATGACGACTGTACATAAAATGCCTGACGGAGGTTACAGGCAGATTACTAAAGGTGCCTTTGATATCCTTCTTTCCGAGTGCAGCAATGTGGATAAAGGAAAAGAACTTCCCCTGACACAGGTATTAAAGGATCAGCTGATACGCCTTAATGAGAGTATGACTGGTAAGGCTTTACGCGTAATCGCTGTAGCCTACAAAGATTATCCCGCCGGCAGCTCCCTGCCTGAAAAGCTGAAAACCTACAGTATATCAGGGAAAAATAAGCAGCAAAACTTAGAGCAGGGTCTTACCTTTGCAGGCCTGATTGGAATGATCGATCCACCAAGACCGGAGGTCAGGGATGCAGTTTATACCTGTCAGCTGGCAGGCATAACTCCTGTAATGATAACCGGAGATCATGTCAGCACTGCCTGTGCCATTGCAAAAGATCTTGGTATATTATCAAAAGAGGCACCTCTTCCCAAATTAAGAGCTGCAGAATTTACCGGAAAGCTTTCTACCTCTCCCTCTGCCTTTCAGTCAGGTGCTATGACAGGAGCAGAGCTTTCCAGATTGTCCCAGGACGAATTAATCGAAAAAATCACAGATTACCGGGTTTTTGCCAGAGTTTCACCAGAACATAAGGTTCGAATCGTTAAGGCTTTCCAGGCAAGGGGTGAAGTAGTTGCCATGACCGGTGATGGAGTCAATGATGCTCCAGCCTTAAAAGCAGCTGATATAGGCTGTGCCATGGGCATCTCCGGTACAGATGTTGCAAAAAATGCAGCAGATATGATTCTGACCGATGATAACTTTGCTACTATTGTCTCTGCGGTGAAGGAAGGCAGAGGAATTTATGATAATATCAAGAAATCCGTTCATTTTCTCCTTTCCTGTAACGTTGGTGAAATCCTTACCATTTTTGCCGCTATTCTCTTTGGCCTCCCTTCTCCTTTAGTGGCTGTTCAGCTGCTGTGGGTTAACCTGGTAACAGATTCACTGCCGGCAATATCACTTGGAGTAGAGCCTGCGGATAAGGATATTATGAAGAAGAAACCAATACCGCCAGATAAAGGTATGTTCTCAGATGGTTTGGCCTTTAAGATCATAACAGAAGGTATCTTAATCGGTACTCTGGCGCTTCTTGCATTTATTATCGGTATTCGTTTCTTTGACAGCGCTAACCTCCCAGGAGGGGTCGTAAAAGGAACTAAAACCGTTGAATTAGCAGCAATGACAACTCCTTATGTCGGAAGAACCATGGCCTTTGCAGTATTAAGTCTGTCACAGCTGTTCCATTCCTTTAACATGAGAAGTGAACATTCCCTTACGAAGATAGGTCTGTTCTCCAATATGAAACTGCTGCTCTCTTTCTTTATCTGTACTTTCCTGCAGGTAATTGTTATTTCAGTAAAACCTCTGGCTGATATTTTTAAAGTAGTGCCTTTGACACCGGCACAGTGGTCTCTGGTACTGGTACTGTCATTTCTTCCAATTGTTGTGGTAGAAATCCAAAAGGGAAGAAAATAA